The genomic stretch TAGAGCAACTGAAACGGGCTGAAAGAGTGGCAGAGCTTCGCGGCAAAACGGTTCAGGAACTTTTGGGCTAAGCCTAGAGGAGGAAACAAAATGGCAAAACTCAAAATTACTCTTACCAGAAGCTTAATCGGTCGCCAGGAAGATCAGCGCGCTACTGTAAAAGCTTTAGGTTTGGGTAAAACCAATAGTTCGGTTATCCAAGAAGACAATGCGGTGATTAACGGTATGATCCGTAAAGTCGTACACCTTGTTAGTGTGGAAAAAGTACAAGACTAAATTCGAGAGGAGGGCGCTAACTGTGAAATTACATGAGTTATCTCCTGCGCCTGGTTCAAAAAAAGTGCGTACCCGTGTTGGCCGCGGACTTGGCTCCGGTCTTGGCAAAACTTCCGGTAAAGGTCATAAAGGTCAGAACGCACGTGCTGGCGGCGGTGTCCGTCCGGGTTTTGAAGGCGGCCAGATGCCGATTTATCGCAGACTGCCGAAACGTGGTTTTTACAACAAGTTTGCGAAAGAATATGCAGAAGTGAATATTTCCGAATTAAATCGTTTTGAAAATGGAACTGTCGTTGATCTGACTGCTTTGGTAGAAGCCGGTGTGGTGAAAAAGGTTCTGGACGGTCTTCGCATTTTAGGCAACGGCGAGCTGACCAAATCCCTCACTGTGAAAGCAAATGGCTTCACGAAAACGGCAACAGACAAGATTACGGCTGCTGGCGGAAAAGTCGAGGTGGTATAAGTGCTTTCAGCCCTTTCCAATATACTCAAGATTACTGAGCTAAGACAGAAAGTGTTATTTACGCTGGCTATGTTTCTGGTGTTTAGAGCCGGCACACATATTCCAGTCCCCGGGGTTAATGCCGCGGTTATTGAGCAGATGTTTACCCAGGGAAACCTATTCGGTCTGCTTGATTTATTTTCCGGTGGTGCATTAAGTAAGTTCTCGGTCTTTGCGATGAGTATTACGCCTTATATTAATGCTTCCATTATCATGCAGCTCTTGACGGTAGTAGTGCCGAAATTTGAGCAGTGGGCCAAAGAAGGCGATGAAGGGCGAAAGAAGATTACCCAAATTACCCGTTATGGAACAGTGCTCTTAGGTTTTATTCAAGCTGTAGGCATGGCATACGGGTTAAGAGCCGCAGTTATCAATCCCGGGATTGGATCAATCCTGCTGATAGCTGTGACATTGACTGCCGGAACCACATTCTTGATGTGGCTGGGTGAGCAAATCACCGACAAAGGGATTGGCAATGGTATTTCCCTTATAATTTTTGCTGGTGTGGTTTCAAGAATTCCTGATGGTATTTACGTAATGTACAAATACTTAACTGCGGGAACCATTCAATGGTACAATATCATACTTTTTGCTTTGATTGCTGTGGTTATGATTGTTTTTGTAATTGCCATTCAACAAGGACAGCGTAGAATTCCTGTACAATATGCCAAACGGGTTGTTGGACGCAAAATGTACGGTGGACACTCTACTCACATTCCGCTGAAAGTCAATCAGGCGGGTGTTATTCCAATAATCTTTGCGTCATCCGTGCTCATGTTCCCGGTAACCATTGCCCAGTTTATAAATGTTCCCTGGGTAAAAACCGTGGCAGGCTGGTTTGCGTGGGGTACGCCGCTGCAGACGGCAATCTATGCGCTGCTGATTGTATTCTTCACGTATTTCTATACTGCGGTTACCCTGAATATATCGGATATGGCAGAGAACATGAAAAAACACGGTGGTTTTATTCCAGGCTTGCGTCCGGGGAAACCAACCGCTGACTATTTAGATCGTGTAATGACCAGGATCACCCTTGCTGGCTCAATCTTCCTCGCCATTATCGCCATAGTACCAAATTTTATTGCAGCAATTACCAATATTCAAGGGGTATATTTTGGCGGTACTGCTCTCCTGATTATTGTGGGGGTGGCTCTTGACACAATGAAGCAGATTGAGGCGCTGGTGCTGATGCGCCATTACCAAGGCTTCATGAAGTAAGAGAGGTGTAAAGTCGATGTATATCCTATTGATGGGACCGCCGGGGGCCGGAAAAGGGACCCAGGCGGTACAACTGGTAGAGGAGCTTAAGATTCCTCACATTTCTACCGGCGATATGTTCCGGGCAGCAGTAAAAGAAGGTACCGAGCTGGGCAAACAGGCGAAAGCCTGCATGGATGCCGGACAGCTGGTACCGGATGCGGTGACCATCGGTATTGTCAAGGAACGTCTGGCAAAACCGGATTGCCGTCAGGGTTTTATTTTAGACGGTTTTCCACGTACGCTGGAACAGGCCAATGCGCTTGACAGTACGCTGAAGGATCTGGGAATTGTATTGACCCGTGTGGTAAATATCAATGTTCCAACGGAAGAATTGGTCAGCCGGATTACCGGACGACGGATCTGTAAAAGCTGCGGGGCGACCTATCATATTGCTTTTAATCCGTCCAAGGTAAACGGTTCCTGCGATAAATGCAGCGGTGAATTGTATCAACGTGCCGACGACAGTGAAGACACAGTAACCAATCGCCTGCGTGTTTATACGGACCAGACGGAACCTTTGATTGGTTACTACCGGACTCAAGGGCTGTATTGCGAAATCAACGGATGCCAGGATATCGACAAGGTGCTTGCCGATATTATCAACTGTCTGCGGGGACACTCATCATGATTATCCTTAAATCGGACAGAGAGATCGGCTATTTACGCGATGCCGGTCAGATTGTAGCAGAGACCTTCGTTGAAATCAAAAAGGCCGTAAAACCGGGAGTTACTACCCTGGAACTGGATCAAATCGCCGAAAAATATATCAAAAGCCGTGGCGCGATTCCCGCCTTTAAGGGATATCACGGCTTCCCTGGCAATATCTGTGCTTCGGTAAACGAAGAGGTAGTACATGGAATTCCAGGATTAAGAAAGTTAAAAAGCGGAGATAATGTAAGTATTGACATTGGAGCGGTAATTAATGGATATAATGGAGATGCCGCGATTACGGTACCTGTCGGTGAAGTCGACGCGGAAATGGAGCAGCTACTAAAGGTTACGGAAGAGTCGCTCCATAAAGGGATCGAACAGGCTATAACAGGCAATCGTCTCAGCGACATTTCCCATGCAGTCCAGTCTCATGCCGAAAAGTACGGTTACGGTGTAGTTCGCGATTACGTTGGGCATGGCATTGGACGCAATATGCATGAGGACCCTCAAATTCCCAATTACGGTAGTCCTGGCCACGGACCGCGCTTGAAATCCGGTATGACACTGGCAATAGAACCGATGATCAACATGGGTACTTACGAAGTCAAGGCCCTCGATGATGGCTGGACAGTAGTAACGCTTGATAAAAAACCTTCTGCACATTTCGAACATAGCATTGCCGTTACGGATAACGGACCG from Propionispora hippei DSM 15287 encodes the following:
- the rplO gene encoding 50S ribosomal protein L15 — protein: MKLHELSPAPGSKKVRTRVGRGLGSGLGKTSGKGHKGQNARAGGGVRPGFEGGQMPIYRRLPKRGFYNKFAKEYAEVNISELNRFENGTVVDLTALVEAGVVKKVLDGLRILGNGELTKSLTVKANGFTKTATDKITAAGGKVEVV
- the rpmD gene encoding 50S ribosomal protein L30 codes for the protein MAKLKITLTRSLIGRQEDQRATVKALGLGKTNSSVIQEDNAVINGMIRKVVHLVSVEKVQD
- the map gene encoding type I methionyl aminopeptidase; the protein is MIILKSDREIGYLRDAGQIVAETFVEIKKAVKPGVTTLELDQIAEKYIKSRGAIPAFKGYHGFPGNICASVNEEVVHGIPGLRKLKSGDNVSIDIGAVINGYNGDAAITVPVGEVDAEMEQLLKVTEESLHKGIEQAITGNRLSDISHAVQSHAEKYGYGVVRDYVGHGIGRNMHEDPQIPNYGSPGHGPRLKSGMTLAIEPMINMGTYEVKALDDGWTVVTLDKKPSAHFEHSIAVTDNGPEILTKL
- the secY gene encoding preprotein translocase subunit SecY, with product MLSALSNILKITELRQKVLFTLAMFLVFRAGTHIPVPGVNAAVIEQMFTQGNLFGLLDLFSGGALSKFSVFAMSITPYINASIIMQLLTVVVPKFEQWAKEGDEGRKKITQITRYGTVLLGFIQAVGMAYGLRAAVINPGIGSILLIAVTLTAGTTFLMWLGEQITDKGIGNGISLIIFAGVVSRIPDGIYVMYKYLTAGTIQWYNIILFALIAVVMIVFVIAIQQGQRRIPVQYAKRVVGRKMYGGHSTHIPLKVNQAGVIPIIFASSVLMFPVTIAQFINVPWVKTVAGWFAWGTPLQTAIYALLIVFFTYFYTAVTLNISDMAENMKKHGGFIPGLRPGKPTADYLDRVMTRITLAGSIFLAIIAIVPNFIAAITNIQGVYFGGTALLIIVGVALDTMKQIEALVLMRHYQGFMK
- a CDS encoding adenylate kinase, producing MYILLMGPPGAGKGTQAVQLVEELKIPHISTGDMFRAAVKEGTELGKQAKACMDAGQLVPDAVTIGIVKERLAKPDCRQGFILDGFPRTLEQANALDSTLKDLGIVLTRVVNINVPTEELVSRITGRRICKSCGATYHIAFNPSKVNGSCDKCSGELYQRADDSEDTVTNRLRVYTDQTEPLIGYYRTQGLYCEINGCQDIDKVLADIINCLRGHSS